GCGAGCGCAGCCTCGAGCCGCTCCAAGGGATCGGCGGCGGCCGGCGGCGGTGGCGGGACCGGCGCCTCGGGTGCGGCCGGAGCCGAAGACGAGGGTCGGTCCTCCGGGGCGGGCGGCCCCGCCGGAGCTTGAGCGGGGGAGAAGTAAACGGAGTCGTCGAAACCGATCTCCGCATCAAGGGGCCGGCCATCGAGGCCGATTTCGGGCTCGGCCTCCTTCGAGACCGGTGCCGCGGTCTCGCGCTCCGGCGGGCGCCGCGACGACCTCAGGGGTGCTGGGGGCGCCAGCGTGATGGAGCGCACTCCCTCGATCGGAAGCCGGTAGTGCCGCTCAAGCGCCTGAACCAGGCGGAACTCCGAGGTGATCCAGGGCTCGATCCTCAATCCCGCCGTCGCCTGCAGCTCGGCCAACGCTCTCGCGTCGCGAGGGTTCAGCATCGCCACGCGCAGGCGCCTGTCCTCCAGCCGGAACGGGCAGACGCGGTGCCTACTGGCGATCTCCGGCGGCACGGCCGCGAGCACCTCGGGAGGAACGAAGCGAAGACGCTCGCCGGAGGCGTAAGGGACGCCGTAGGTCTCGGTCAGTGCATCGCCCAGCTTCTCCTCGTCGACGAAGCCGAGCTTGAGCAGATGGGTCTCGAGCGCGCCGCCGAAGAACGATTGCGTTCGGCGCGCCTCGTCGACCTGAGCCGGGGTGACCGCTCCGCGATCCAGGAGGTACCGCGTGACCCTGTCGGTGAGCAACGTCGACTCCCGCGGGCCCTCGGGCCGCTATCGGCCCTGGCCGCCTCCAGCGGGCCCCCGACTCCGACCACCCCCGGGCCCACCGGCGTGGCCCGCCCCGTGCCCGCCCTCGTCCTGGCGCGGTCCCTGGTGGCTGTGCCCGGCCGGCCCTCCGGATTGCGGTCGGTGCCCGCCTCCCTCGTGCGGCGGAGCGCCGGTCTCGCCCCGCTGCTCGCGGAGCACGGCCTTGCGCGACAGCCGGACGCGGCCCTGACCGTCGACGTCGATGACCTTCACGAGAACTTCGTCTCCCTCGTCGATCTCATCACGAACTTCGCCGATGCGCTGCTCGGCGATCTCGGAGATGTGGAGGAGGCCCTCGACGCCGGGGAGGATCTCGACGAAGGCGCCGAAATTGACCACGCGGACCACCTTCCCGAGGTAGGTCTTCCCGAGCTCCGCCTCCGCGGTCAGCTCGCGAATGATCTCCACCGCCTTCTTCGCGGCGTCCTCGTCCGACGACGCGATGTCCACGCGACCGTCGTCGTTCACCTCGATCTTGCAACCGGTCCGCTCGACGATGGAGCGGATCATCTTGCCGCCGGGGCCGATGACGTCTCGGATCTTGTCCTTGTTGATCACGATGGTGATGATCCGAGGAGCGTAGGGCGAGATGTCGGCGCGCGGAGCGCCCAGGGCGCCGTCCATGGTGTCCAGGATCGCGAGCCGTGCCTGGCGCGCCTGGGAGAGCGCCCGGGCCATGATGTCCCGCGTGATCCCGGTGATCTTGATGTCCATCTGGAGCCCGGTGATGCCCGCGCGGGTCCCGGCGACCTTGAAGTCCATGTCGCCGTGGTGGTCCTCGGCGCCGGCGATGTCCGTCAGCACCGCGTAGCGGGCCCCCTCCTTGACGAGCCCCATGGCGATTCCCGCGATCGGGGACTTCATCGGCACGCCGGCGTCCATGAGCGCCAGGGAGCCGCCGCAGATGGTGGCCATCGAGGAAGACCCGTTGGACTCCAGGATGTCCGACACGATTCGGATCGTGTACGGCCACTCCTCCTCCTTCGGCATGAGGGGGAGGATCGACCGCTCGGCCAGGGCACCGTGGCCGATCTCGCGGCGGCCTGGGCCGCGCAGGAACTTCACCTCGCCGACGGAGAACGGCGGGAAGTTGTAGTGGAGCATGAACCGCTTGAACGACTCTCCCTCGAGCCAGTCGAGGCGCTGGGCGTCCGCCGACGTGCCGAGGGTGACGGTGACGAGCGCCTGCGTCTCGCCTCGGGTGAACAGCGCCGAGCCGTGGGTGCGCGGTAGGACGCCGACGTCACCACGGATGTTTCGGATCTCGTCGAAGCGCCGGCCGTCGAGCCGAACGCCCCTGCCCAGGATCTCCTCCCGCAGGACGAGGTCCTGCAGCTCGTGCCAGAAACGGGAGGCGAATGCCGCCTGCTCGCCGTCGTCCTCGCCGAATCCCGCGAGCATCTCATCCTTGAGGGCGTCCACCGTCGCATAGCTCGCGAGCTTGCCGGGCAGCCGCATGGCGTCCCTGAGCCGCTCCCTGAAATCGCGGGTCAGCCTCTCGCGGATGCCAGGGGGCTCGGGAGGAGCGGTCACGGAGCGACGCGGCTTGGCGATTTCCGCCGCCAGCGCCTTCTCGACGGCGACGATCTTCCGGATCGCCTCGTGTCCCGTCTCGATGGCCTGCAACAGCTCCTCCTCCGAAACCTCCGACGCGCCGGCCTCGACCATGACCACCGCGTCGTCCGAGCCCGCGATCACCAGATCGAGGCGGCTCGTCTGGAGCTGCTGGAACGTCGGGTTCAGCAGGTAGCTCCCGTCCGCCGTAAGGCCGACCCTCACCGCCGCGATCTGGACGGGGAAGGGGATATCCGACACCGCCAGCGCGAACGACGCGCCGGTGATCGCCAGAACGTCCGAGTCGTTCTCCTGATCCGACGAGAGCACGAGCCCGATGATCTGGGTCTCGCAGGCCCATCCCTCGGGGAAGAGCGGGCGTAGGGGGCGGTCGATCATCCGGGAGGTCAGCACCTCCTTCTCGTTCGGCCGGCCCTCGCGGCGGAAGAACCCGCCGGGGATCTTTCCCGCAGCGTACGTGTTCTCGCGGTAGTCCACGGTGAGCGGGAGGAAGCTCACGCCCTCGCGGGGTTTCCTGGCGGCACAGGCGGTGACCAGGACGACGGTATCGCCGTACCGGATCGTCACGGCGCCGTCGGCCTGTCGCGCCACGTCGCCGGTCTCGATGATGAGCCGCTGCCCTCCGATTTCAACTTCTTTGCGTATGGTCAATTTCGTGACCTCCCTACGTTGACGGACGGGATCCGGCACGACGAACCTCTCGGCGAGGGGCCGGAGCGGCCCGACCGCGAGCCGCGTTGCAGCCGGCTCGATCGGTCACAAGCGCCGGACGCGTGTGGCCGGGAGCGCGCGGGCCCGGGACCCCGCCGGTTCGAACGACTGCGGCGTGGCGACACGCGGCCTCCGACCGCAAGGACGGCGCCTGCCGGGCCCGGGAAGAGCGATGGGCTACTTTCGGATGCCGAGCCGATTGATGATCCGCTGGTAGCGTTCAAAGTCCTTGCGCTTGAGGTAGTCGAGCAGCCGCCGGCGCTTGCCGACCATCTTGAGAAGGCCCTGCCTGGAAT
This sequence is a window from Terriglobia bacterium. Protein-coding genes within it:
- the pnp gene encoding polyribonucleotide nucleotidyltransferase translates to MTIRKEVEIGGQRLIIETGDVARQADGAVTIRYGDTVVLVTACAARKPREGVSFLPLTVDYRENTYAAGKIPGGFFRREGRPNEKEVLTSRMIDRPLRPLFPEGWACETQIIGLVLSSDQENDSDVLAITGASFALAVSDIPFPVQIAAVRVGLTADGSYLLNPTFQQLQTSRLDLVIAGSDDAVVMVEAGASEVSEEELLQAIETGHEAIRKIVAVEKALAAEIAKPRRSVTAPPEPPGIRERLTRDFRERLRDAMRLPGKLASYATVDALKDEMLAGFGEDDGEQAAFASRFWHELQDLVLREEILGRGVRLDGRRFDEIRNIRGDVGVLPRTHGSALFTRGETQALVTVTLGTSADAQRLDWLEGESFKRFMLHYNFPPFSVGEVKFLRGPGRREIGHGALAERSILPLMPKEEEWPYTIRIVSDILESNGSSSMATICGGSLALMDAGVPMKSPIAGIAMGLVKEGARYAVLTDIAGAEDHHGDMDFKVAGTRAGITGLQMDIKITGITRDIMARALSQARQARLAILDTMDGALGAPRADISPYAPRIITIVINKDKIRDVIGPGGKMIRSIVERTGCKIEVNDDGRVDIASSDEDAAKKAVEIIRELTAEAELGKTYLGKVVRVVNFGAFVEILPGVEGLLHISEIAEQRIGEVRDEIDEGDEVLVKVIDVDGQGRVRLSRKAVLREQRGETGAPPHEGGGHRPQSGGPAGHSHQGPRQDEGGHGAGHAGGPGGGRSRGPAGGGQGR